The Thermoclostridium stercorarium subsp. stercorarium DSM 8532 genome contains a region encoding:
- a CDS encoding glycine--tRNA ligase, with protein MAVEKTMEKIVALSKNRGFIFQGSEIYDGLANTWDYGPLGVELKNNVKRLWWKKFIQENPYNVGLDTAILMNPRVWVASGHVEKFSDPKTDCRHCKARHRADKLIEEWNRAHSIDMKVDGMSNEELTRYIEEHDIRCPNCGKKDFTPVKNFNLMFKTYMGVTEDSKDEIYLRPETAQGIFVNFKNVQRATRRKLPFGIGQIGKSFRNEVTPGNFTFRTREFEQMELEFFCEPGKDMEWFEYWKEFCRNWLLSLNLREENIRMRDHSKEELSHYSKATTDIEYKFPFGWGELWGIANRTDYDLKQHMEHSKEDLSYFDPTTNEKYVPYCIEPSVGVDRVVLAFLCDAYDEEELEDGDVRTVLRFHPALAPVKIAVLPLSKKLGEYAFEIYKELIKYYNCEYDDTGSIGKRYRRQDEIGTPYCVTFDFDSVEDKQVTIRERDSMKQVRIPVAELKDYFSDKFDLT; from the coding sequence ATGGCTGTAGAGAAAACCATGGAAAAAATAGTGGCATTATCGAAAAACAGGGGTTTCATTTTTCAGGGGTCGGAGATTTATGACGGTTTGGCCAACACATGGGATTACGGTCCTCTTGGAGTAGAGCTGAAGAATAATGTGAAAAGACTTTGGTGGAAAAAGTTTATCCAGGAGAATCCGTATAATGTGGGATTGGATACCGCAATACTGATGAATCCGAGAGTATGGGTGGCTTCAGGCCATGTGGAAAAGTTTTCGGATCCTAAGACCGACTGCCGCCACTGCAAGGCGAGGCATCGAGCAGACAAACTAATTGAGGAATGGAACAGGGCTCACAGCATTGATATGAAAGTTGACGGCATGAGTAACGAAGAACTCACCAGGTATATTGAAGAACATGACATAAGATGCCCGAACTGCGGAAAAAAAGATTTTACGCCTGTAAAGAATTTTAATCTTATGTTTAAAACCTACATGGGCGTTACCGAAGATTCCAAGGATGAAATATATTTACGTCCTGAAACGGCCCAGGGAATATTTGTAAACTTCAAAAATGTCCAAAGAGCCACAAGGAGAAAACTTCCGTTTGGTATCGGCCAGATCGGCAAGTCTTTCAGAAATGAAGTAACTCCGGGCAATTTTACCTTCCGCACAAGGGAATTTGAGCAGATGGAACTGGAATTTTTCTGTGAGCCGGGAAAAGATATGGAATGGTTTGAATACTGGAAGGAATTCTGCCGTAATTGGCTGCTTTCACTGAATTTGCGTGAGGAAAATATCCGGATGAGGGATCATTCGAAGGAGGAACTCAGCCACTACAGTAAGGCCACCACGGATATTGAGTATAAATTTCCGTTCGGCTGGGGTGAACTTTGGGGAATAGCCAACAGAACCGATTATGACCTGAAACAGCATATGGAGCATTCAAAGGAAGACCTGAGCTATTTTGATCCGACTACAAATGAAAAATATGTCCCCTACTGCATAGAGCCTTCGGTTGGAGTGGACAGGGTTGTGCTGGCGTTTTTGTGTGACGCTTACGACGAAGAGGAACTCGAAGACGGTGACGTACGCACCGTACTGCGCTTCCATCCTGCGCTGGCGCCGGTAAAAATTGCGGTACTGCCTCTTTCCAAGAAGCTTGGCGAATATGCTTTTGAGATATATAAAGAACTGATTAAATATTATAACTGCGAATATGATGATACCGGAAGCATAGGGAAGCGTTACCGCCGCCAGGACGAAATAGGGACACCCTATTGTGTTACTTTTGATTTTGATTCAGTTGAAGATAAGCAGGTAACCATACGGGAAAGGGATTCAATGAAACAGGTGAGGATACCTGTTGCAGAACTGAAGGATTATTTCTCTGATAAGTTTGACTTGACTTAA
- the rpoZ gene encoding DNA-directed RNA polymerase subunit omega, translated as MMINPPLSDLLKKIDNRYILVNVTAKRARMLNQGTQPLTSKTSTKDVVTAINEINEGKIRYRKIKRSGSTQ; from the coding sequence ATGATGATAAACCCACCGTTATCGGATCTTTTGAAAAAAATAGACAACAGATATATTCTGGTTAATGTAACCGCGAAAAGAGCCCGTATGCTGAACCAGGGGACTCAGCCCTTGACATCCAAAACTTCTACGAAGGATGTTGTTACTGCGATAAATGAAATAAACGAAGGGAAAATCAGATACAGAAAAATAAAACGCTCAGGCAGCACGCAATAG
- the gmk gene encoding guanylate kinase has translation MNPGLLVVVSGPAGVGKGTVVSRAREKNGDIVFSVSVTSRLPRPGEKDGQNYFFVTRERFEEMIRNGELLEWVEYCGNYYGTPKAYVEQELSKGNVVLLEIEVEGANNVKKMYPDCITVFITPPSLEELRRRLEKRGTEPPDVIEKRMKRAVEEMKRLDKYDYVINNISVEESARQLLDIIEKERKRTKI, from the coding sequence GTCAGGACCTGCGGGGGTTGGAAAAGGTACGGTTGTATCCCGCGCACGGGAGAAGAATGGAGACATTGTTTTTTCTGTGTCGGTAACCTCACGTCTTCCAAGACCGGGGGAAAAAGACGGACAGAATTATTTTTTTGTTACCCGTGAGCGTTTCGAGGAAATGATCAGAAACGGCGAGTTGCTGGAATGGGTTGAATATTGCGGTAATTATTACGGTACACCGAAAGCGTACGTAGAACAGGAACTGAGTAAAGGCAATGTGGTACTCCTTGAGATAGAGGTCGAGGGTGCGAATAATGTCAAAAAAATGTATCCGGACTGTATTACGGTGTTTATAACGCCGCCGTCGCTTGAGGAACTGAGAAGGCGTCTGGAAAAACGCGGAACCGAACCGCCCGATGTTATAGAGAAGCGTATGAAGAGGGCTGTGGAGGAAATGAAACGACTGGACAAGTATGATTATGTGATTAATAATATATCGGTTGAAGAATCCGCCAGGCAATTGCTTGACATTATTGAAAAAGAACGCAAACGGACTAAAATATAA